Genomic DNA from Budorcas taxicolor isolate Tak-1 chromosome 5, Takin1.1, whole genome shotgun sequence:
ctaagagttgtacacaactcactgactttccctttcaaagacaccatggactgtgaaAACCCAAAACTTCACTCTTGAGTTCCAGACTATAGACCCACTAGATTTCCTCAAGCTCAATACCTGCCTTCATCAACACTGGGATACTTCTTCCTTGTCACCAGGCCGTGGGCAGGATGTGAAGACCGAGTCGGGAGGAAGGCACACCTCCTGTCCTCCCACTGCTCACAGGGTCTGGACTCCCCAGACCCCCAGGAGTGTGTTGGTGTctgctccagcccctcccctgcaGCCTCTCTCCTAAAGTCCTTCCGGGTTGGAGGGTGAATGGCACTGTGGCTCAGTCCTCTCTCCTGGGACCACACAGTGTTGCCCTCTCATCCTCACTCTTCCCAGGACTCTGGGGTCTGGTGAATAATGCCGGCATTTGCACAATGATGGTACCCAGTCAGTGGCTGACCAAACAGGACTTCATGAGTTGTCTGGAGGTGAACCTGTTGGGAGTGATTGATGTGACCCTGAGTCTGCTGCCCCTGGTGCGGAAGGCGAGGGGCCGTGTGGTCAATGTCTCCAGCGTCATGGGCCGGTTGGCTCTTCTTGGTGGAGGCTACAGCATGTCCAAGTACGGCGTGGAGGCCTTCTCGGACTCCCTCAGGTGATGGTCTGGGAGGGAGgcccttcttttcttctccacATATTCACTGAGGTAGGGAAGGGGGCAATAGGGGGTGTTCTACAGGGATTTTCATATATCACAGGCCTAATGCATCTTCCTTCTAGGTCCCTCTCACTTACTGTGTATGTCTTTTGATGGGAAGCATGTTCatgtcttttgcaaccccagttGGTCCCAGACCTATAGAGTTTGATTCAACTTATTACTGTCATGCAGGAAGGCCCATGGTCAGAAATTATTGGAGGCACAATAATGGATAGTTTTGTCTGTGCAGGCCTTTCATGTGCTCAGCTGCTGTGGTATTTAGGCTCTGGGAGCCCTTGGGGGAAGTGTACCCCTTGAAGCAATTAGTCAAGGGAGCCACGTAGTCAAATCAGTGGTAGAGACCTTTGGTTGCAGAGAGAGGGTGGCTCTGATGTGTGGGAATTCTGTCCACAGGCAGGTGGATGCTCCTTAGAGGACAGAAGGGTTACTGGAGTGAGAGAGGGGAGACTGGGGATGTGGACTATGGAAAGACATAATATACAGACATGGTGATTGATTGGAGTGAGAGGAATAGGAGGAGGCAGCGTTTAAGGGATGCTCTGTAGCACAGTTTGTCAGATGTAGAGCTGATAGGCACAGGGTGTATAATAATTGGGAAAATGGTCAAACTCTATAAAGAAGCAGTAACATCACCATGAGCTTCTCTCCCTGGCTTCTGTGCCTCTCAACTTCTGAGAGCTCCCAGCCCATCTCACCCAGGCCTGTACTGGTGTCTGACTGTCCTTTCATGTTCTGCTTGCACAACCTCTCAAGTCCTTGCCCCTCATCCTGTCTACATTACAGGAGGGAGCTCTCCTACTTCGGAGTGAAGGTGGCTATAATTGAGCCTGGTTACTTCCTGACCAATATGACCCAAGACGAGGCATTTCATGAAAATCTCCAGACAGCATGGAATCGTTCCAGCCCAGAGATCCAGGAACTCTATGGAGACAACTATCTTCCAGACTGTGAGTAAGCTGTGGgctttggaaaaatattcagaaatacaTCATTAGTAACTCCTCCAGTCTCAATCCTATCCTCCACGCTCTGAGTTACTCACAAAGAGGAGATATGAGCTCATCCCCAGGGTCTCTGTTTGGTCAACTGGTGACAGAAGTGAAGGATCGAGGCTTGGTAGATTTAGAGAACAGTTTCGCTTCGAAACGCTTTTAATTTGGAAAGGAGACTGATGCCACAGAGGGATACATCCCTGGAATCATGGCAAGCTTGTGTTAGTACCTCCCTTTTTCAGGTGCCTCTGTTTCTAGGGTGGGTAGAGACCTCCAGTATGTAGTATTTGTATTCCTTGGAAAGGTACTAGAGGGCACTAACTTAGTGTTGAAGTGTATTTTTTGCAAAGTGCTAGGACATATTGCAGTGAAATATACTGATATGATATGGACCATGATTTTGGAAGAGAACAGAATTTGGGGGAAGTCAAGTTGAGCTGGAAGTGGGAGGGCTGGAAAATGGGAATAACTAGGATGGTGTCTCCTTCTGGACAGTAATGAAGATGTCGGATTTTCTGAAGGCACCGTGGGCTGGAAATCTGTCCTTGGTGACCAACTGCATGGAACACGCCCTGACCGCCTGCCATCCCCGCAGCAGATACTCAGCTGGTTGGGACGCCAAGTTCCTCTATCTCCCCATGAGCTATATGCCCAGCTTCCTGGTGGATCTCATGATGTATTGGAATTACCCCAAGCCTGCTAAGGCCCTGTAATCCAAGAGTGGGGTGCGTGATAGGCAGGAGTTGGGTTGTGGGTGGGGAGAGGATACATGGAGGgaggaaaatagaatggagagGGGGATTCTCACGGAGCCAGAACACACATTCCGCCTCACTCCTCACCCAATCCCTAGGCTTTGTTTGGCTCATTGCTTAGGACTCTAAGAAATTAGGAAGAAAGAGACATATTGTGCTTGAGGAACTGGGGTCAGATGCTCACGTCTTCATTCTGTCCCTTGTGCGTTATGACACACATTATCTGTGAAAAGCCGTACTGTGGGgaggacatgaaacaatgggGCTTTCGGTCCCCTGTGCTTTGGCTCTGTCCACCTCTTCAGATGAATCTTTCCCAtgttctgtctccctcttccccaGGATGGAAATGATGGGCAGGGGGATAAAAGCCCCTCTTCACTGAAGGTGTCTATTGACAGCGGAGGGTGTCCATCTGCCTGATCCAATAGCCTGGGTGCCAATTTGGTGGCCTTGGCAGGTTTGGGCACATAAACCAGGTTTTGATCCATCTTGGAAACAAGAATTTCCATGgattattttttccctaaaatttcatttgaaaagttCACCTACTAGAATGCATGCTAGGGCTTCATGGTTAAACTGAAGGCACttgattttcaaattattatttatgACACACACTAATAGTACTAGTCTCAGCAAACCAAATGAAATCAAATAAAGCATCATTGATTCACTTTATGTCTTCAGAGGGTGTGTTCAGAAGGTTTGGAATCACCCCCTGGAATCCTTTCCGGAATGTCAAGAGGGCTTGTGAGGTTATAAAGCCCTGACCCCCGTTGCTGGTCCCACAAGGGGTTGGGGGATGCGGGGCTGCACTGAGATGGGTTCCATGGCCACCCATTTGATCTGTGACACAAGGGCTCTAACTCAGACAAGGCTGAACAACAAATGCATTGAGAATGAAGTGCAGTGCACACCAGCTGAGTCTTCAGGCTGGGCCCTCAGCGGATTCCCGTCCTCCTCCTTCCAGGCTGCCTTCTTTGGGGGTGGAGCCAGGTCTGGCATGATGGGTGTGAGCAGGAGCTGGAACCCATGCCAGAGACCTCGCAGCAGCCACAAGGc
This window encodes:
- the LOC128047931 gene encoding retinol dehydrogenase 16-like, with amino-acid sequence MWLYLAVLVVLYYLLRWYRERQVVSHLRDKFVFITGCDSGFGNQLARQLDLQGLRVLAACLTEQGAEQLRNQTSDRLQTVILDVTKTESVAVATEWVKERVGDRGLWGLVNNAGICTMMVPSQWLTKQDFMSCLEVNLLGVIDVTLSLLPLVRKARGRVVNVSSVMGRLALLGGGYSMSKYGVEAFSDSLRRELSYFGVKVAIIEPGYFLTNMTQDEAFHENLQTAWNRSSPEIQELYGDNYLPDLMKMSDFLKAPWAGNLSLVTNCMEHALTACHPRSRYSAGWDAKFLYLPMSYMPSFLVDLMMYWNYPKPAKAL